One window from the genome of Oreochromis niloticus isolate F11D_XX linkage group LG20, O_niloticus_UMD_NMBU, whole genome shotgun sequence encodes:
- the rps21 gene encoding small ribosomal subunit protein eS21: MQNDAGEFVDLYVPRKCSASNRIIGAKDHASIQINIAEVDKVTGRFNGQSKTYAICGPIRRMGESDDSILRLAKNDGVVAKNF; the protein is encoded by the exons ATGCAGAACGACGCCGGTGAATTCGTGGACCTGTACGTCCCGCGGAAATG ctcTGCCAGCAACAGGATCATCGGAGCCAAAGACCACGCTTCCATCCAGATCAACATCGCTGAG GTTGATAAGGTGACCGGACGCTTCAACGGTCAGTCCAAGACCTACGCCATCTGCGGCCCCATCCGCAGGATG ggcGAGTCTGACGACTCCATCCTGAGGCTGGCGAAGAACGACGGCGTCGTGGCAAA gaaCTTCTGA